A single genomic interval of Dysidea avara chromosome 6, odDysAvar1.4, whole genome shotgun sequence harbors:
- the LOC136257304 gene encoding uncharacterized protein encodes MGITELLHDDNHYVQLIKVAKEIFEQHDEPANIRVVINENKRPVGEHARRYNSPMCDEVGVLMPNDNVNNRDIVLHYRDGSLQRISELHRGYDPLQYPLLFSYGTDGWHINLKLANGRKLTAMVYYRYHIMVRQQVPVLLKAKRLFQQFLVDAYCKIETEHLQFLRREQKALRADCYQDLWGAMVDGDGDPRNVGRRVILLSSFTGGPRYMHERQQDAMTYVRKYGHPDLFITMTTNPNWPEIRNNLLPGQEPLDRPDLVARVFRLKVKKLLEMLTKEMIFGKPWAWLYSTEWQKRGLPHCHLLQWLIPEHKITPDKIDDVICAEIPDPMVDPELHQIVISNMVHGPCGSINPDSPCMEDGRCSKSYPKQFKADTQLHVDSYPLYRRRSPEDGGQVATVNMRVMGSRVTQEIDNRWIVPYNKLLLRSLNCHCNVELCVSIKSIKYVLKYVHKGCDQATFALRSDQVDEISDFQNARYISSSEAAWRILEFPIHERFPPVEQLAVHLENGQRVYFTEETAREQASGDPPKTTLTEFFVLCQSDDFARTLLYEEVPQYYTWSRKTWNRRKQGKDVADHPGVKEAQVIGRVYTISPRQGECFYLRLHLHHVRGPQSFADLRTVEGDLCSSFRDACLRLGLLEDDNQYHLAMEEASVSNSPASLRTLFAVILNWCEPSNPLEIYENHKEAMAEDFLHQQRTQHRDDDLEFNDDIFNVALNDLQEKVISMGGRELSEYGLPQPQAVDSDRFAHVYRREIDYNPEEQQAYVNRNVPLLTADQQDAYDTFCSMIDRDEGGMLFLDAPGGTGKTFLINLILAKLRSVGDIALATASSGIAATLLTGGRTLHSTFKIPLDLHASDIPMCNIKKGTALCRVIIEAKAIVVDEAPMTNRGAFEALDRTLRDLTGNDNPMGGKCMLLCGDFRQILPVIQGGTRGNIVDACLKRSHLWDSVVVKQLHTNMRVHLCGDVAAGHFAEELLAIGDGKFPIDTLPDVVQLPDTMGTFVDSKEELVSRVYPDLLSNFSDLAWLSERCILAPLNKTTHSINMTLVEQLPGDCCDYRSLDTIPDESQAVHFPTEFLNSLEVSGLPQHLLLLKVGAPIIILRSLDPPRVTNGTRCVVTKLSANTVEAKISHGRYAGHDIIIPRIPLIPSNSVLPFEFRRLRFPIVALP; translated from the coding sequence tggatggcacatcaacctgaaattggctaatggtaggaaattgacagccatggtgtattaccgctaccacatcatggtcaggcagcaagtgcctgtattgcttaaggctaaaaggcttttccagcaattcctggttgacgcctactgtaagattgaaactgagcacttacagtttctcaggcgtgagcaaaaggcactacgtgctgattgctaccaggattTGTGGGGTGCAATGGTAGATGGGGATGGTGACCCCAGGAATGTTGGTCGTAGGGTGATCCTACTGTCGTCATTTACTGGTGGACCACGCTACATGCATGAGCGTCAGCAGGATGCAATGACCTACGTTAGGAAGTATGGCCACCCCGACCTCTTCATCACCATGACCACCAATCCTAATTGGCCAGAGATTAGGAACAATCTACTACCAGGTCAAGAGCCTCTGGACCGTCCAGACTTAGTGGCCCGTGTGTTTAGGCTTAAGGTGAAGAAATTGTTAGAGATGCTCACAAAGGAGATGATTTTTGGGAAACCATGGGCTTGGCTCTACTCAACAGAATGGCAAAAGCGCGGTTTGCCACATTGCCATTTGCTGCAATGGCTTATTCCAGAGCACAAGATCACTCCAGATAAGATTGATGATGTCATCTGTGCTGAGATCCCTGATCCAATGGTTGATCCTGAGCTGCATCAGATCGTGATTTCCAACATGGTACATGGGCCCTGTGGGAGCATCAACCCTGACTCACCCTGCATGGAAGATGGCCGCTGCAGTAAGAGCTACCCAAAGCAGTTCAAGGCTGATACCCAACTACATGTAGACAGTTACCCACTGTACAGGAGGAGGAGCCCTGAGGATGGTGGACAAGTGGCTACCGTTAATATGAGGGTAATGGGGTCTCGGGTTACTCAAGAGATTGACAACAGGTGGATTGTGCCTTACAACAAACTTCTGCTACGTTCTTTAAACTGTCACTGTAATGTCGAGCTTTGCGTGTCCATCAAATCCATCAAGTATGTACTGAAATACGTACACAAGGGTTGTGATCAGGCAACCTTTGCTCTGAGGTCTGATCAGGTGGATGAGATCTCAGACTTCCAGAATGCACGCTACATCAGCAGCAGCGAGGCTGCCTGGAGAATACTGGAGTTCCCCATACATGAAAGGTTCCCTCCTGTTGAACAGCTTGCTGTTCACTTGGAGAATGGCCAACGAGTGTATTTCACTGAGGAGACTGCAAGAGAACAGGCTTCTGGTGACCCTCCGAAGACTACGTTGACAGAGTTCTTTGTCCTCTGTCAATCTGATGATTTCGCCAGGACTCTGTTGTATGAAGAAGTGCCTCAGTACTACACGTGGAGCAGGAAGACTTGGAACAGGAGAAAACAGGGAAAGGATGTCGCTGACCATCCTGGAGTTAAGGAGGCTCAGGTTATAGGCAGAGTCTACACCATCAGTCCACGTCAGGGAGAATGCTTCTACCTTCGATTGCATCTTCATCATGTTAGGGGACCCCAGTCTTTTGCTGACTTGAGAACTGTTGAAGGTGACCTCTGTAGTTCCTTTAGGGATGCATGTTTGAGGTTAGGTCTTCTTGAGGATGATAATCAGTACCACTTGGCTATGGAAGAGGCATCAGTCAGCAACTCACCTGCAAGTCTTCGCACCCTGTTTGCAGTGATCCTTAATTGGTGTGAACCATCCAACCCTCTGGAGATTTACGAGAACCACAAGGAAGCAATGGCAGAGGACTTCTTGCACCAGCAACGTACTCAACATAGGGATGATGACTTGGAGTTCAATGATGACATCTTCAATGTGGCTCTCAATGACTTGCAGGAAAAAGTTATTTCCATGGGAGGTAGGGAACTGTCTGAGTATGGGCTACCCCAGCCTCAGGCAGTGGATAGCGATAGGTTTGCACATGTGTACCGTAGGGAGATTGACTATAATCCTGAAGAGCAACAGGCATACGTAAATCGTAATGTTCCATTGCTTACTGCTGACCAGCAAGATGCCTATGACACCTTTTGCTCCATGATAGATAGAGACGAGGGAGGCATGTTATTCTTGGATGCCCCTGGTGGAACTGGCAAAACTTTCTTGATCAATCTTATTCTAGCTAAACTTAGGTCTGTAGGTGACATAGCATTAGCTACTGCTTCTAGCGGAATAGCTGCTACTCTCTTGACTGGAGGACGTACCTTGCATAGCACCTTTAAGATCCCTTTGGACTTGCATGCATCGGACATCCCCATGTGCAACATCAAGAAAGGAACTGCACTATGTAGGGTGATCATAGAGGCTAAAGCCATAGTAGTCGACGAAGCCCCCATGACCAACAGAGGTGCTTTTGAAGCTTTGGACCGTACCCTGAGGGATCTGACAGGGAATGATAATCCAATGGGAGGCAAGTGCATGTTACTGTGTGGTGACTTCAGGCAGATTCTACCTGTCATTCAAGGTGGCACTAgaggtaacattgttgatgCTTGCCTCAAGCGATCTCATCTGTGGGACAGTGTGGTGGTTAAACAACTACACACTAACATGAGAGTGCACCTGTGTGGGGATGTGGCAGCTGGACATTTCGCTGAAGAACTATTGGCCATTGGAGATGGGAAGTTTCCTATTGACACTCTACCTGATGTTGTCCAGCTACCTGACACCATGGGAACCTTTGTGGATAGCAAGGAGGAACTGGTTTCCAGGGTGTATCCAGATTTGCTCTCTAACTTTAGCGACTTGGCTTGGCTTTCTGAACGCTGCATTCTTGCTCCTCTTAACAAGACCACTCATTCCATCAACATGACTCTGGTGGAGCAGTTACCTGGTGACTGCTGTGACTACAGGTCCTTGGACACCATACCTGATGAATCTCAGGCTGTTCACTTTCCAACAGAATTCTTGAACTCTTTAGAGGTATCTGGACTACCTCAGCATCTTCTCTTACTTAAAGTAGGCGCTCCTATTATTATTCTACGCTCTCTAGATCCTCCAAGGGTTACTAATGGCACTAGGTGTGTAGTTACTAAACTGTCGGCTAACACAGTAGAGGCCAAGATTTCTCACGGTAGATATGCAGGAcacgatattataataccacgcattcctctcattccgagtaactcggttttgccttttgaatttagacggCTTCGATTTCCAATTGTTGCTTTGccatga